The following coding sequences lie in one Phragmites australis chromosome 8, lpPhrAust1.1, whole genome shotgun sequence genomic window:
- the LOC133926802 gene encoding auxin-responsive protein IAA21-like isoform X1 encodes MTPPQERDYMGLSPAAAVAATELRLGLPGTEEAEGGEAAAGAPLTLDLLPKGGAKRGFADAIVGGTAGQRREAAARSKEEEEEEEEEEKKAQAPAAKAQVVGWPPIRSYRKNTMAMNTPTPKSKNDAEAKQAPAQGCFYVKVSMDGAPYLRKVDLKMYKNYKELSLALEKMFSCFTVGHSESNGKSGREGLSDCRLMDLKNGTELLLTYEDKDGDWMLVGDVPWRMFTGSCRRLRIMKGPDAVGLAPRATEKSKNRN; translated from the exons ATGACGCCGCCACAGGAGCGGGACTACATGGGGCtatcgccggcggcggcggtggcggccacGGAGCTGCGCCTGGGGCTGCCGGGcacggaggaggcggagggaggtgaagcggcggcgggggcgccgCTGACGCTGGACCTTCTGCCCAAGGGCGGGGCCAAGCGCGGGTTCGCGGACGCCATCGTGGGGGGAACCGCCGGGCagcggcgggaggcggcggcgcggagcaaggaggaggaggaggaggaggaagaggaggagaagaaggcgcaGGCGCCGGCCGCAAA GGCACAGGTGGTAGGATGGCCACCAATCCGCAGTTACCGTAAGAACACCATGGCAATGAACACGCCTACTCCCAAAAGCAAAAACGATGCTGAGGCAAAGCAGGCACCAGCGCAGGGGTGCTTCTATGTCAAGGTTAGCATGGATGGTGCGCCATACCTCAGGAAGGTGGACCTTAAGATGTACAAGAACTACAAGGAGCTCTCACTGGCGCTGGAGAAGATGTTCAGCTGCTTTACCGTTG GCCATAGTGAATCTAATGGAAAATCAGGAAGAGAAGGACTATCTGATTGCCGACTAATGGATCTTAAAAATGGGACTGAACTTCTGCTCACTTATGAGGACAAGGATGGGGATTGGATGCTTGTCGGTGATGTCCCATGGAG AATGTTCACGGGCAGCTGTAGGAGGCTCAGGATCATGAAGGGTCCAGATGCAGTGGGCCTTG CTCCTAGGGCCACTGAGAAGAGCAAGAATCGTAACTAG
- the LOC133926802 gene encoding auxin-responsive protein IAA21-like isoform X2: MTPPQERDYMGLSPAAAVAATELRLGLPGTEEAEGGEAAAGAPLTLDLLPKGGAKRGFADAIVGGTAGQRREAAARSKEEEEEEEEEEKKAQAPAAKAQVVGWPPIRSYRKNTMAMNTPTPKSKNDAEAKQAPAQGCFYVKVSMDGAPYLRKVDLKMYKNYKELSLALEKMFSCFTVGHSESNGKSGREGLSDCRLMDLKNGTELLLTYEDKDGDWMLVGDVPWRMFTGSCRRLRIMKGPDAVGLGKYSS, encoded by the exons ATGACGCCGCCACAGGAGCGGGACTACATGGGGCtatcgccggcggcggcggtggcggccacGGAGCTGCGCCTGGGGCTGCCGGGcacggaggaggcggagggaggtgaagcggcggcgggggcgccgCTGACGCTGGACCTTCTGCCCAAGGGCGGGGCCAAGCGCGGGTTCGCGGACGCCATCGTGGGGGGAACCGCCGGGCagcggcgggaggcggcggcgcggagcaaggaggaggaggaggaggaggaagaggaggagaagaaggcgcaGGCGCCGGCCGCAAA GGCACAGGTGGTAGGATGGCCACCAATCCGCAGTTACCGTAAGAACACCATGGCAATGAACACGCCTACTCCCAAAAGCAAAAACGATGCTGAGGCAAAGCAGGCACCAGCGCAGGGGTGCTTCTATGTCAAGGTTAGCATGGATGGTGCGCCATACCTCAGGAAGGTGGACCTTAAGATGTACAAGAACTACAAGGAGCTCTCACTGGCGCTGGAGAAGATGTTCAGCTGCTTTACCGTTG GCCATAGTGAATCTAATGGAAAATCAGGAAGAGAAGGACTATCTGATTGCCGACTAATGGATCTTAAAAATGGGACTGAACTTCTGCTCACTTATGAGGACAAGGATGGGGATTGGATGCTTGTCGGTGATGTCCCATGGAG AATGTTCACGGGCAGCTGTAGGAGGCTCAGGATCATGAAGGGTCCAGATGCAGTGGGCCTTGGTAAGTACAG CTCCTAG